From one Lycium barbarum isolate Lr01 chromosome 6, ASM1917538v2, whole genome shotgun sequence genomic stretch:
- the LOC132599106 gene encoding CCG-binding protein 1, whose amino-acid sequence MLHSVTLNSLSSSCLVGANNELHSSRFDVNSSRIRCCSRSHAYIPKLEPFSRTKFDRVVKDPPLIEKSENELADYCSVLEGDDSYSCWQAYFELKDLEEKAPKEEIERLILQAGGVKTLIGCLHGVIDMHKAKKESKESAKAVNLEAKLERHCPIPDGLPRSREELEEEEKARMPDSPFTKMLRARGTHAVWDSTRIDY is encoded by the exons ATGTTACATTCAGTGACTCTCAATTCTTTATCTTCTTCATGTCTTGTTGGAGCTAATAATGAGCTTCATTCTTCAAGATTTGATGTAAATTCATCAAGAATTCGTTGTTGTTCAAGGAGTCATGCTTATATACCAAAGCTTGAACCTTTTAGCAGAACCAAGTTTGATAGAGTTGTTAAAGATCCACCTTTGATTGAAAAATCTGAAAATGAACTTGCAG ATTATTGTTCTGTTTTAGAAGGGGATGATTCCTATAGCTGTTGGCAGGCCTattttgaactcaaagatcttgaA GAAAAAGCACCTAAGGAGGAGATAGAGAGGCTAATACTTCAAGCAGGGGGAGTAAAGACTCTCATTGGCTGCTTACATGGAGTTATAGACATGCACAAAGCCAAAAAGGAAAGCAAAGAATCAGCCAAAGCTGTGAATCTTGAGGCGAAATTGGAAAGACATTGTCCTATACCTGATGGATTGCCAAGGTCAAGAGAAGAGCTTGAGGAAGAGGAGAAAGCTAGAATGCCAGATTCACCCTTCACCAAAATGCTCAGAGCCAGAGGAACACACGCTGTTTGGGACTCAACTAGAATTGACTACTGA